A segment of the Pelorhabdus rhamnosifermentans genome:
TCGTACGGGGTCAAAGAGCATGAAAAACGCCAAACACTCACATGCCAAACACGGTGAAGGCAGTTAATAGCAAAGGACCGCGCAGTTTTTTTTGCGCGGTCCTTTGCTTTATTCAAGTAATATCGCCTTTATACCTCTTTCGCACATAACGGACTGAGTCCAAGCTCATTGACTGTAGTTAAATCTTTCGAAGCCCCACGGCCTTTCGTTGTCAAATAGTCACCAATAAGCATACCATTAATACCGGACAAGAAGCCAAGGGGTACTAAATCACCGAGATTTCGTTCCTTGCCGCCTGCATACCGAAGAATCTTCGTAGGCAAAATCAGCCGAAAAATAGCAAAACACTGTAATATTTCCAGCGGCGGAATTTGCGGCTGACCCTCCAAGGCCGTGCCTTTCACCGGATTTAAAATATTCATGGGGATAGAATCCACATCAAGTTCTTTTAACGTAAAAGCCATTTCAATCCGATTGCGCCATGATTCACCCAAGCCAATAATCCCCCCCGAACAGGCCTGGAGCCCAGCAGCCTTGACTTTTTTTATTGTTGCCACACGTTCCTCAAAAGTATGAGTCGTACAGATGTGGTCAAAATAACTGGAACTGGTTTCTAAATTATGATGATAGCGTGTAATACCAGCGGCCTTCAGTGCCGCCACATGCTCGTCTTGCAAGGTACCAAGGGAGCAACAACGATTGATATGGGTTTCCTTGCCGATACGACGAATGGCACCGAGAATTTTTTCAAAATCTTTATCGTCTTCCATCCCTCTGCCAGCTGTGACAATACAGAAGCGATAGGCCCCCGCTGTTTCAGCCTTTTTAGCTGCCTGAACAATTTCCTCTTCCGTCATAAGAGGATAGACATCAAGCTTGACTTCATGATGACCCGATTGCGCACAGAATTTACAGTTTTCCGAGCATCCTCCTGAACGGGCATTCACAATCTGACAGGTATCCACTGCTTTTCCCGTGAATTTCTCACGTACCTTGTTGGCCATGGCAAGCAAAATAGGCACATCGACTTCCTCAACTTCCGTTAAAGCCATGGCCTCATCAAAAGTAATGTTGCCTCCTTCTAATACTTTTTTACCCAGTGAAAAAATCAAATCGTAACTCATTTTTGTTTACCTACCCTTCCTGTTTATCCAAATCCAAGCCTGACGTAATCGTTAGTCCTGCATCTTTCACCATGGTAAAATCAGCCGCCGCATTGCGCCCGGTAAATGTTAAGTAATTGCCGATAATCAGACCATTCGCACCGCCTAGCATCAACGCCCCTTGCATATCGCGCAAGTTCATTTCTCGCCCGCCGGCAGGACGAATGATTTTATCAGGCAGAATAAACCGAAAGAGTGCAAAAGTCTTTAATATTTCCAGCACATTGAGCGGTGCTTGCCCTTCTAAAGCCGTGCCTTTAATGGGATTTAATATGTTAATCGGAACTG
Coding sequences within it:
- the bioB gene encoding biotin synthase BioB; protein product: MSYDLIFSLGKKVLEGGNITFDEAMALTEVEEVDVPILLAMANKVREKFTGKAVDTCQIVNARSGGCSENCKFCAQSGHHEVKLDVYPLMTEEEIVQAAKKAETAGAYRFCIVTAGRGMEDDKDFEKILGAIRRIGKETHINRCCSLGTLQDEHVAALKAAGITRYHHNLETSSSYFDHICTTHTFEERVATIKKVKAAGLQACSGGIIGLGESWRNRIEMAFTLKELDVDSIPMNILNPVKGTALEGQPQIPPLEILQCFAIFRLILPTKILRYAGGKERNLGDLVPLGFLSGINGMLIGDYLTTKGRGASKDLTTVNELGLSPLCAKEV